Genomic segment of Paenibacillus sp. FSL R5-0912:
AATCTGCAGTAAGCCGCCAGATCCATCAGCTTGAGCAGGAGCTTGGTGTAGATCTGTTCATGCAGAAAGGGAGGAACCTGCAGCTTACTCCTGTCGGACAGCTCTTTTGCAAAAGAGTAGAGTCGCTCCTAAATGAACTGGACCGTTCGGTGGCGGAGGTTCATGAATTCCTTGATCCGGAGCGCGGGGAGATCCGCATCGGCTTCCCGCATAGCCTCGGGACCCATCTCATTCCTTCCATTGTTGCGGAATTCCGCCGTCATTATCCGCATGTTAAATTCCGCTTTAAGCAGGGGGCCTATCCGTCGTTAATTAAGGATGTGATTTCGGGTGAGGTGGACCTGGCCTTCATTTCTCCATTTCCGGAGAATGACGGGCATGTGGCCGGCGATATTGTAATGACTGAAGAGCTGTTCGCCATTCTGCCACAGAATCATCCGCTGGCCGGAGAGGAAGTGATTCGGCTTGAACAGCTGCGGGAAGAGAAATTCGTCTTATTCAGCCAAGGCTACTCGCTGCGGCCGATTGTATGGCAGGCTTGTCTGCAGGCGGGGTTCAAGCCGCAGATTGCTTTTGAAGGCGGGGAGACAGATACGATCCGCGGTCTGGTAGCTGCCGGGATGGGAGTAAGTCTGCTTCCGGAGATGGCGTTCTACCAGACCAATCCAATGCAGCCGGCTCAGGTCCGGGTCGTCGAACCCTCAGTTACAAGAACGGTGGGGCTGATTCACAGGGCGGACGGTAAGCTTCCGCTGGTGGCCCGTTCATTCCGTACCTTCCTGCTAACTTATTTCAAAGACAGACAGCAAAACAATACCCCGGTCGGCTCATAGCCTACCGGGGTATTGTTTGTGATTAACTAAGGCTAACTTTTAGTCGCGGTTGCCCAGGAACATGAGGATCAGTCGGATAAGCTCGAGCAGCGAGACTAATGCTGCTGCCACGTATGTGAGAGCTGCGGCATTCAGGACCTTGGCGACACCGCGTTCTTCTTCATTGCGGATGAATCCTTGCTGTACCATGATCTCGCGTGCACGGCTACTGGCATTGAACTCAACAGGCAGCGTGACAAGCTGGAAAGCTACTGCGGCCGAGAAGAAAATGATCCCCAGACCAATAAGATTCAACGAGCTGAAGATAAAACCGGCCAGTAACATAAAGGGTGCAACACCTGATGCGAAGTTAACGACCGGGAACATCCGGTGGCGGAGCGTAAGCATCGGATAATGTTCCTTATGCTGAATCGCATGGCCAATCTCGTGACAGGCGACGGAAACCGCTGCAATGGAGCTTTCATAATATACTGGCTCTGACAGCCGGACAACACGGTTGATCGGGTCGTAGTGGTCGGAGAGGGTACCCCGTACCGGTTCAATGGGTACATCGTACAGTCCGTTTGCATCAAGCATACGGCGTGCGGCCTCATATCCGGTCAATCCATTCAGGTTGGGCACCTGGGCCCATTTCTTGAAATTACCCTTAACCCTGAACTGGGCCCAGACAGAGAAGATAAAAGCGATAATTAATAATAGATACATTAGGGGCATCATTATGTCTCATTCCTCCACTTTAAGTTACAAGCTGTTACATTGGCGGCCCCTGCGTCAGCAGAAGCCGGATCGCTTCCATGCAGGCAACGCCTTGCGGAATTAATGCTGCTAATGCCCGGTTGGCCTGTCCGGGCTTCAAACCGCTGATCACCGGTTCAAGAGCCTTGACTTCGCGCTCAAGCTGCTGCATCTGAATCTCAAGCTGAACCAGTTTGCCCGAGACCTCGGCTTCCGGTGTAGCTGCGTTCCATTTGCCCATCAGGGATTTGATTTCTTCCAATGTATATTTCTCCTGCTTTAGCTGATTAATACGTTGTAAATTGATCAAGGTTTCATGACTGTACAGCCGGTAGTTCTTCATGCTTCTTGATTCGGGTGTAATAAGTCCAAGCTTCGTATAATAATCAATGGTACGTTCACTGGTGCCGGCCGCCTTGGCCAGCTCACCAATCCGGTAAAGGGTCATATCTCCAAGTCATCTCACCTCGCTCGAAGCGGCAGGCTGTAATACAGCGATGTGCTCTGCTTCAATTATTATTCCTATCATTTATGATACCAAATCGCAAACTATACAGTCAAACGTCACACTTACTTAAAGTATATGCAGTGATTTCTTAAAGATTCGCTGTTGTTTTATATGAGGAGATACCTTCTTTGCAGAGCGCAGAGCAAAATGTTCAGAATAGTAGGGACTCAGATTGAGAAGTGTAAGTAATATATAACATAACATGTGATGTATTTACTTAAGAACCCTGAACATCATAGATATTCTTATGAGCTGCTTAGGAAAAGTAGTTAAACTTATTTTATATTGAAGCTAAACAAGGTTGATGTCAGGAAAAATTCGGCGTGAAAAGGTATGTTTACTAACAGACATTAATAAAAATACATAATGAATAATCTTGAATACTGCACAAAGTGTATACGCTTGCATCCTTGTCAAGTATAGGAGCTGGCGGTTTCTGCGGAATATCTGCAATCTTGCGGGAGAATTGTCATATGGTGAATAAATCGAGAGCTTCCAATAATAAATTAATACATTCAAAAAAATAGTCTTGTCAATTTCCCTGACTTCTGATTATAATGACATTAAGAGTTTCACGCTTTGTTAGAAAATATAACATTGGGGAGTGGGGTAAAGTATGAAAAAAAAGATGTTGATGATGTTCCTGGCCATGGTTACACTGATGATCTATCCGGTCAGCGCATTTGCTGCTGAGGGTCCGGCAACACCGGATCTGCAAATTGGACTTGACACTGCATTTACGTTCCTGGCATTTATCCTTGTGTTCTTTATGCAAGCTGGTTTCGCAATGCTTGAAGCCGGTTCGGTCCGGATGAAGAATGCAGGTCACGTTGCCGGCAAGACGGTACTGACACTGGCCATTGCAAGCTTGTGTTTCTGGGCTCTGGGCTTTGGTCTTGGCTTCGGTAACGGCAATAGCTTCTTCGGTACTACAGGCTTCTTCTACGGTGGAGATACAACAGGTTCTTCGTTTGAATCCCTGGCATTCTCTGATGTAACCCTAAATGTTAAATTCCTGTTCCAAATGGCTTTCGCAGCAGTATCCTTGGCGATTGTATCTGGTGGTATGGCAGAACGTGCTAAGCTAAGCGTATACATCATTTTCGGAATTCTCTTCTCGGTAGTGATCTATCCGGTTGTGGCTCACTGGGTATGGGGCGGCGGCT
This window contains:
- a CDS encoding LysR family transcriptional regulator: MELRQLQYFLKVAQKEHVTRAAEELHVAQSAVSRQIHQLEQELGVDLFMQKGRNLQLTPVGQLFCKRVESLLNELDRSVAEVHEFLDPERGEIRIGFPHSLGTHLIPSIVAEFRRHYPHVKFRFKQGAYPSLIKDVISGEVDLAFISPFPENDGHVAGDIVMTEELFAILPQNHPLAGEEVIRLEQLREEKFVLFSQGYSLRPIVWQACLQAGFKPQIAFEGGETDTIRGLVAAGMGVSLLPEMAFYQTNPMQPAQVRVVEPSVTRTVGLIHRADGKLPLVARSFRTFLLTYFKDRQQNNTPVGS
- a CDS encoding zinc metallopeptidase, which encodes MMPLMYLLLIIAFIFSVWAQFRVKGNFKKWAQVPNLNGLTGYEAARRMLDANGLYDVPIEPVRGTLSDHYDPINRVVRLSEPVYYESSIAAVSVACHEIGHAIQHKEHYPMLTLRHRMFPVVNFASGVAPFMLLAGFIFSSLNLIGLGIIFFSAAVAFQLVTLPVEFNASSRAREIMVQQGFIRNEEERGVAKVLNAAALTYVAAALVSLLELIRLILMFLGNRD
- a CDS encoding MerR family transcriptional regulator, which encodes MTLYRIGELAKAAGTSERTIDYYTKLGLITPESRSMKNYRLYSHETLINLQRINQLKQEKYTLEEIKSLMGKWNAATPEAEVSGKLVQLEIQMQQLEREVKALEPVISGLKPGQANRALAALIPQGVACMEAIRLLLTQGPPM